The Drosophila suzukii chromosome X, CBGP_Dsuzu_IsoJpt1.0, whole genome shotgun sequence DNA window TCCACCATGTATCCGGGTCTTCCCAGTCGGTTGGAGCGAGAGATCAAACAGCTGTACTTGGAGCGAGTACTCAAGAACGATACGGAAAAGCTTGCGGTAAGCCCCTAAAatagttttatatattttcccatttaattttaaggcctcaaatttaatatttcaatatttaaagaCAACATTATAAGTAGACAATCATAAAAGTTAATATTTGAATCAGGGAATTAACCCAAATCCCATTTCAGTTCTGGTTCCGGAACCGGTTCTGCACAGAATCGGTTTCATTTTGGTTTTGAAGTTTTGGTTCCGGTTCTGGAACCGGTACGTATCggttcaaaaaaaattcaaatttgtttATCGACGTATTAGTGATGCTTATCAAGAATTGAAATGTAGCTTTGAAGGACCGAAAAGCCTTCATCACAGCGCTTAAAACTTCTGACCTAAATTAATAACAATACCCTCTTGGAGAGTACAAAACAATTTTGTTTTAGGTCGTGGTACACATTTTGAAtttcttttcaaaatttgtatttatatattcaCCCATTATCAAAAATTGGTACCGAACACTTACCGGTACAGACGAATCGGTAAAATGGACCATAACATGTTTGTAATTTGGTTCTTGAACCGGTTCCAATTCCCGATATAGAATCGGTTTATTTAGGTTAACGGTTCCAGTTCCGGTTCTGATTTTATTTGTTGATTTGAATtctatttttagtattttatttaattttgtatttaataacatattttattacaaTTTTGCAGAAATTCAAAATACGTATTGAGGATCCACCGCGACGCAAGGACATGGTCTTCATCGGCGGTGCTGTTCTGGCGGAGGTGACGAAGGATCGCGACGGCTTCTGGATGTCCAAGCAGGAGTACCAGGAACAGGGTCTCAAAGTGTTGCAAAAGCTGCAAAAGATCAATCACTAGAGGCGATGACTAGTATGAAAGTGTGTGAGGACCCTGCGAAATAGGATGAACAATTGTATAAATTTCTTTTGGCTAGTTTGTATAAGTTGAAAATTTTCAGTTTAGCGTGAtgtatctgtctatatgtgtgttttttttttgttgtgtgCCTGTGCGAGGTGGGCGTGTCTGTTGATCAGAATTGGTCCACTTTTCTCCAAGATCACCAAACATCGCAGACATGCCGTCACTTGTTCGATACCCGTACAATGAATTGTAATATTTCTTTCGTCGCGAGCTGAGCGACTAAAAAGTGTAACCCGATAGTCACCTAAATTGTGTAACCCTGCAGTAGTAAGTTGAATTGATTATAATTACGCCTAAAGTCCAATGCCCTTATGCTTTGATTATaaattatacatatacatatatataaatttccTGCACCTCAAGGTGTATCGATATTTTTGTAAACGCAAAATGTTTCATTTCGAGCGAGTATTTCACATTAAGTATTAACTAGGCCAAGTCTGCTAGTAGCAGCGATTATAAATCGTGTGTGTTTTTGAGAcggagacagagacagagagagaaaTACATAGGTCGTCGAGAAGGTTGCACAGCACAGAAGGAGAAAGCGAGAGTTGGAGTTATCCAGCTTTCGTTGACTAAATAACCCTGATACGACCCGACACCCAAACTAAATCTAAGCATTTCTGGATTATCTCTAACTAGACAAAGATAAACCGAGTCAGTCACAAGTTTTTGCACTTATGTTGCCCAATAATCGAAAATATTACCAATTACCTACCAGCCGAAGtgtttaatttgatttaatttccCAACCTGCCTTTTCTAGTTAGTTGCAATTTGATGATTGTTGGGGCAAAGCGGACGCTACACATGCGAAACTATCGGcagatatatagatatatgtatgatcaatatatatttatatgtatcaTGAGTGTGGAATGCCAATTATATAAGTAAATGCAATAAACATAATTACGTATGTATGATGTATACTGTATACTGTAGTCTAAAGCTAAATCGTATGACTTGGTTCTTTTTTACcaactaaaaacaaaacaagaatcacaataaaaacaaaaaaacaaatccAATCTACGCTGTTTTATGACTGGGCGGCTTCCAAGTTTCCCCtagtaaataaaacaatttataGCCCCCCCGTTTTAGAAATGGTATTCTAACAATGGGAATGGTCTCATTGGTCTGCTTTGCGGCCGTAATCAGTAGCGCAGTACTTAATACAAATTGTTTAGGGAACCGTCTAAATAAAGTGCAATATAATGCAGCACAGCGcgaaaacaacaaacaaagaaaatccAAAATATGAACAAGTAGAGAGCTCTTGATGAGGCAGCAGGGAGCGGATCTACAAGTTAAGAGGTTTTCAAAAGACATTCCATTATAATCCAGTATAAAGATCTTTCGTGCAATATAGAACTAAGCTTTGGTGTCTTTTGTAAAATATACCTTGAAAACTAAGTATTTTATTGTGTACTTTTAAgttttttctaatttatttatattatttcttaaatttaactTCTGTAAAGGTATTTTTCAGGGAGAAGACCTACATGTTAAGAGGGTTTTAAAAACATTCATTATAATCCACTACTAAGAACTTTCATGcgttataatttatttattaaactaAGTTTTGGTTTCATTTAATGAAACGTAgttaaaaaagtatttattttatagtaTACTCTCAGTTTTTTGAAGTTAATTTCGGATTTTATTATACGTCATTTTTTAATCTTACCTATCTGAGAATTTTATAAAGAGAATCAGGTTGAGTATCCATGTTttcaatgtatttttattctgTACCATTATTAGAGAGTTATTTTTTAACGAATTGCATTGTATGTTCTACTGATCTAATTTTCAGTTATTCTGTTATCTCTTTCTCGATTTCCTTATTGATTCGacatgtttttatttttatcatcACCTATATAGATAAGTTCCAACGAATGCTATATATAAAGTGAATCAGAATTTTCTTTAAGACCTTTACATTTACAAACCTTCCTGATTTACGGCCCACCATTATGCAGACTGATTGACTTACCTCCGGTTCGCACCTGTGGACTGGACTGATAAGACCAATCCGGTCCGTCTGCCCCATGGTCAGATAAGGTCTCTTTGTGATCGGCTCACCTCTCGAATGCGCTGGAGTGCCCACAACAGTTGGAAGAACGACGCAGCATGGGCTATACGAAGAATCGCGGACTGCAGATCCTAACTTTGTTCTTGGGACTCCTGGGACAGGGAGTCAGATGTGAATATGGCGACCTGGTTGGCGATTGGCTGGTGGATTATGGTCAGCAAGAGCTAAAATTGCTGGAGGGCGAAAGCCAGCAGGTGGATTTGCATATATACAATGTGATACCCAAGGATCCGTCGCTGGATTACTATTTTGAGGTGTACTCACGGGATGATCAGCGGGCTTTGTCCCTGGTTACGATACCAAAGGAGGATTTTGATCTGCTGGGCAGCTGGCGAGGATTGATTGATGTCACGGGCGTACGATTTGGTTATAGTTCGCTGGAGGTGGAGCTGAAATCGGGCGGAGTGACGGAAACATATGCCAATCCACTGCGAATTGCGGTGCTAAGATCGCGGGTGGTGGACGAACGAGTGACCACCTATGTGTCCGCCGCCCTGGCTCTGCTGATGTTCCTCAATCTGGGCACAGTGCTGGATATGCGTCGCCTGGCTGGGATTATCTGCCGACCCGTTGGACCCATAGTGGGCGTGGTCAGTCGTTTTGTGCTAATGCCCGCCCTGGGATTCGGATTGGGGCGTGGCCTTTGGCCGGGCTCTTGGCCCATTCAGTTGGCCCTTTTCTACACCGCCCTGGCTCCCAGTGGAGGACTGGCCAACGTGTGCGCCGTCTTCCTCAAGGGAAATATCAATCTTTCCGTGGCCACCACAACGATCAATTGCCTGCTGGCCCTGGCCTTTCTGCCCCTTTGGATCCTGGTGCTGGGCAGGCTGCTCTATGAGGATGATGAGCTGGCGGTGCCGTTTGGCCAGCTTTCGGGCGGAGCAGCTGCCCTGGTTATCTGCCTGGCCATTGGCATTCTGCTGCGACTCTGCGTCCCAAGGACCACGAGGTTCATCTTCCGCTTCCTGAAGCCACTGTCCGTGGTCCTCAGCTTGTGCCTGGTGGGACTGACGGTGGGCCTCAACTGGTTCGTCTTTTTGGAGTTTACCTGGCAGGTGAGTACAGCTCCACTCCTAACCAAAGtcaaaaaaatcattaaacaTTAAAATTACTTGATAAAggataaaatataaaataacttAAGGGAAATAAATAGAGCGTTAATATATCCTTTAAAGTACAGTAATAAATAGAATGTTAATAGTCAAAAAAGATCGTAGAAAATGTTTTAACAACTGTCTTTAACTGtatatcaaaaaaatatataaaatatatttctacATTAAtccaaacattttttaaaatattaggCAAAATAAACCTACGAAAAGACGAATGCTTGGATAATATATCAGAAAAATATGTGAAgggtatacaaatatttaacatttaatgaattaattaaattaataatttattttttaattatttaagatGTATTAATTCTTAATACTTCACATACAACGATTTTTGTGATCAATTAGAATGTTTTTTAACCATTCTTTGCAAATAATTAATGACTTACACTGAATATTGGAGATATCATAATGGATTTTcccaaacatttttaaaacttttttaccCCCACAGGTTCTAGTGGCTGCCGTGTGCCTGCCCCTCGCTGGCTACCTGGCCACCTATCTCCTCTCGAAGCTCCTCTGCCGATCGGCCACCGATGCTCTGACCCTGTCCATCGAGGCCAGTGTGCTGAACATGACCATGCCCATTGTGCTGCTGCAGTCTAGCCAGCTGGAGCAGCCGCAACTGGACCTCGTCCTGGTGGTGCCCATTGCATCCTCGCTGCTGT harbors:
- the LOC108011120 gene encoding ileal sodium/bile acid cotransporter → MGYTKNRGLQILTLFLGLLGQGVRCEYGDLVGDWLVDYGQQELKLLEGESQQVDLHIYNVIPKDPSLDYYFEVYSRDDQRALSLVTIPKEDFDLLGSWRGLIDVTGVRFGYSSLEVELKSGGVTETYANPLRIAVLRSRVVDERVTTYVSAALALLMFLNLGTVLDMRRLAGIICRPVGPIVGVVSRFVLMPALGFGLGRGLWPGSWPIQLALFYTALAPSGGLANVCAVFLKGNINLSVATTTINCLLALAFLPLWILVLGRLLYEDDELAVPFGQLSGGAAALVICLAIGILLRLCVPRTTRFIFRFLKPLSVVLSLCLVGLTVGLNWFVFLEFTWQVLVAAVCLPLAGYLATYLLSKLLCRSATDALTLSIEASVLNMTMPIVLLQSSQLEQPQLDLVLVVPIASSLLSLVLVILFYGIRRCFGCNKRQDADGFDHKELIAEHEEHDGA